From one Sciurus carolinensis chromosome 9, mSciCar1.2, whole genome shotgun sequence genomic stretch:
- the Wdr4 gene encoding tRNA (guanine-N(7)-)-methyltransferase non-catalytic subunit WDR4 isoform X1 — MASSAGLALCGKALVVRGGSRFLAASTASSDDDSLFIYDCSTAEKKSPENKGEDGRPTDQGNDTILVSTFSKSGSYFALTDDSKRLILFRTKPWQCLSVRTVVRRCTALTFTASEERVLVADKSGDVYSFSVLEPHGSGRLELGHLSMLLDVAVSPDDRFVLTADRDEKIRVSWAAAPHSIEAFCLGHTEFVSRILVVPSHPELLLSSSGDCTLRLWEYRSGRQLQCCDLASLQEPVEPQGHKRFAASRITFWAQESCVALLCDSVPVVFVFQLEASRPQLVFRQQLTFSHRVWDIALEETRGLWVLQDCHESPLELWRPVQGRWQSVPEGAVLQRLSSHLHGHWAMLEGSAGAEDGFRGLYKATFDNMTSYLKKKGERLQQQLEKQRRRKSPPPGPPGRTKKARSGSTA; from the exons ATGGCGAGTTCCGCGGGGCTGGCGTTGTGCGGGAAGGCGCTGGTGGTGCGGGGTGGCAGCCGGTTCCTTGCCGCCTCCACTGCGAGCAG tgATGATGACAGCCTCTTCATATATGATTGCAGTACTGCAGAAAAGAAGTCACCAGAAAATAAAGG GGAGGACGGCCGGCCCACGGATCAGGGGAATGACACAATTCTGGTGTCCACCTTCTCCAAGTCTGGCAGCTATTTTGCTTTAACTGATGACAGTAAGCGTCTGATTCTTTTCCGTACAAAACCATGGCAATGTCTGAGTGTCAG GACTGTGGTGAGGAGGTGCACAGCCCTGACCTTCACAGCCTCTGAGGAGAGGGTCTTGGTGGCCGACAAGTCTGGAGACGTCTACTCCTTCTCGGTGCTGGAGCCGCATGGCAGTGGCAGGCTGGAGCTCGGCCACTTGTCCATGCTGCTGGACGTG GCTGTGAGCCCTGATGACCGCTTCGTGCTCACCGCCGACCGGGATGAGAAGATTCGGGTCAGCTGGGCTGCTGCGCCACACAGCATCGAGGCCTTCTGTCTGGGGCACACGGA GTTTGTGAGCCGCATCCTCGTGGTGCCCAGCCATCCCGAGCTGCTGCTGTCCTCCTCAGGG GACTGCACCCTACGGCTCTGGGAGTACAGAAGTGGCCGCCAGCTGCAGTGCTGTGACCTGGCCAGCCTGCAGGAGCCAGTGGAGCCTCAGGGTCACAAG AGGTTTGCCGCATCCAGGATCACATTCTGGGCCCAGGAGAGCTGTGTGGCACTTCTGTGTGACAG CGTCCCTGTGGTCTTCGTCTTCCAGCTTGAGGCCAGCAGACCGCAGCTGGTGTTCAGACAGCAGCTGACGTTTTCGCACCGGGTGTGGGATATCGCGCTCGAGGAGACCCGGGGGCTGTGGGTTCTGCAGGACTGCCACGAAAGCCCCCTGGAGCTCTGGAGGCCTGTGCAGGGCCGGTGGCAG TCTGTTCCTGAAGGTGCTGTGTTACAGAGGCTGTCCAGCCATCTCCATGGGCACTGGGCCATGTTGGAAG GCTCTGCTGGTGCTGAAGATGGCTTCCGTGGCCTCTACAAGGCCACCTTTGACAACATGACCTCCTACctgaagaagaagggagagagactgcagcagcagctggagaagCAGCGGCGCCGGAAGAGCCCTCCACCAGGGCCCCCTGGACGGACCAAAAAGGCGCGCTCAGGGTCGACGGCTTGA
- the Wdr4 gene encoding tRNA (guanine-N(7)-)-methyltransferase non-catalytic subunit WDR4 isoform X2, translating into MTKIGNPREVREQKAAALIQRRRCSSCGTPRALPASLRTVVRRCTALTFTASEERVLVADKSGDVYSFSVLEPHGSGRLELGHLSMLLDVAVSPDDRFVLTADRDEKIRVSWAAAPHSIEAFCLGHTEFVSRILVVPSHPELLLSSSGDCTLRLWEYRSGRQLQCCDLASLQEPVEPQGHKRFAASRITFWAQESCVALLCDSVPVVFVFQLEASRPQLVFRQQLTFSHRVWDIALEETRGLWVLQDCHESPLELWRPVQGRWQSVPEGAVLQRLSSHLHGHWAMLEGSAGAEDGFRGLYKATFDNMTSYLKKKGERLQQQLEKQRRRKSPPPGPPGRTKKARSGSTA; encoded by the exons ATGACA AAAATTGGGAACCCCAGAGAAGTACGCGAGCAGAAAGCAGCCGCCTTAATCCAGCGTCGGAGGTGTTCCTCCTGCGGGACGCCGCGTGCCCTGCCCGCTTCCCTCAG GACTGTGGTGAGGAGGTGCACAGCCCTGACCTTCACAGCCTCTGAGGAGAGGGTCTTGGTGGCCGACAAGTCTGGAGACGTCTACTCCTTCTCGGTGCTGGAGCCGCATGGCAGTGGCAGGCTGGAGCTCGGCCACTTGTCCATGCTGCTGGACGTG GCTGTGAGCCCTGATGACCGCTTCGTGCTCACCGCCGACCGGGATGAGAAGATTCGGGTCAGCTGGGCTGCTGCGCCACACAGCATCGAGGCCTTCTGTCTGGGGCACACGGA GTTTGTGAGCCGCATCCTCGTGGTGCCCAGCCATCCCGAGCTGCTGCTGTCCTCCTCAGGG GACTGCACCCTACGGCTCTGGGAGTACAGAAGTGGCCGCCAGCTGCAGTGCTGTGACCTGGCCAGCCTGCAGGAGCCAGTGGAGCCTCAGGGTCACAAG AGGTTTGCCGCATCCAGGATCACATTCTGGGCCCAGGAGAGCTGTGTGGCACTTCTGTGTGACAG CGTCCCTGTGGTCTTCGTCTTCCAGCTTGAGGCCAGCAGACCGCAGCTGGTGTTCAGACAGCAGCTGACGTTTTCGCACCGGGTGTGGGATATCGCGCTCGAGGAGACCCGGGGGCTGTGGGTTCTGCAGGACTGCCACGAAAGCCCCCTGGAGCTCTGGAGGCCTGTGCAGGGCCGGTGGCAG TCTGTTCCTGAAGGTGCTGTGTTACAGAGGCTGTCCAGCCATCTCCATGGGCACTGGGCCATGTTGGAAG GCTCTGCTGGTGCTGAAGATGGCTTCCGTGGCCTCTACAAGGCCACCTTTGACAACATGACCTCCTACctgaagaagaagggagagagactgcagcagcagctggagaagCAGCGGCGCCGGAAGAGCCCTCCACCAGGGCCCCCTGGACGGACCAAAAAGGCGCGCTCAGGGTCGACGGCTTGA
- the Wdr4 gene encoding tRNA (guanine-N(7)-)-methyltransferase non-catalytic subunit WDR4 isoform X3: MLLDVAVSPDDRFVLTADRDEKIRVSWAAAPHSIEAFCLGHTEFVSRILVVPSHPELLLSSSGDCTLRLWEYRSGRQLQCCDLASLQEPVEPQGHKRFAASRITFWAQESCVALLCDSVPVVFVFQLEASRPQLVFRQQLTFSHRVWDIALEETRGLWVLQDCHESPLELWRPVQGRWQSVPEGAVLQRLSSHLHGHWAMLEGSAGAEDGFRGLYKATFDNMTSYLKKKGERLQQQLEKQRRRKSPPPGPPGRTKKARSGSTA; encoded by the exons ATGCTGCTGGACGTG GCTGTGAGCCCTGATGACCGCTTCGTGCTCACCGCCGACCGGGATGAGAAGATTCGGGTCAGCTGGGCTGCTGCGCCACACAGCATCGAGGCCTTCTGTCTGGGGCACACGGA GTTTGTGAGCCGCATCCTCGTGGTGCCCAGCCATCCCGAGCTGCTGCTGTCCTCCTCAGGG GACTGCACCCTACGGCTCTGGGAGTACAGAAGTGGCCGCCAGCTGCAGTGCTGTGACCTGGCCAGCCTGCAGGAGCCAGTGGAGCCTCAGGGTCACAAG AGGTTTGCCGCATCCAGGATCACATTCTGGGCCCAGGAGAGCTGTGTGGCACTTCTGTGTGACAG CGTCCCTGTGGTCTTCGTCTTCCAGCTTGAGGCCAGCAGACCGCAGCTGGTGTTCAGACAGCAGCTGACGTTTTCGCACCGGGTGTGGGATATCGCGCTCGAGGAGACCCGGGGGCTGTGGGTTCTGCAGGACTGCCACGAAAGCCCCCTGGAGCTCTGGAGGCCTGTGCAGGGCCGGTGGCAG TCTGTTCCTGAAGGTGCTGTGTTACAGAGGCTGTCCAGCCATCTCCATGGGCACTGGGCCATGTTGGAAG GCTCTGCTGGTGCTGAAGATGGCTTCCGTGGCCTCTACAAGGCCACCTTTGACAACATGACCTCCTACctgaagaagaagggagagagactgcagcagcagctggagaagCAGCGGCGCCGGAAGAGCCCTCCACCAGGGCCCCCTGGACGGACCAAAAAGGCGCGCTCAGGGTCGACGGCTTGA